A part of Drosophila ananassae strain 14024-0371.13 chromosome 2R, ASM1763931v2, whole genome shotgun sequence genomic DNA contains:
- the LOC6493776 gene encoding laminin subunit alpha — protein MGLTVASIGVLLLGLAVAYTQAELTPPYFNLATGRKIYATATCGQDTDGPELYCKLVGANTENDHIDYSVIQGQVCDYCDPNVPEKNHPPENAIDGTEAWWQSPPLSRGMKFNEVNLTINFEQEFHVAYLFIRMGNSPRPGLWTLEKSTDYGKTWTPWQHFSDTPADCETYFGKDTYKPITRDDDVICTTEYSKIVPLENGEIPVMLLNERPSSTNYFNSTVLQEWTRATNVRIRLLRTKNLLGHLMSVARQDPTVTRRYFYSIKDISIGGRCMCNGHADTCDVKDPKSPVRILACRCQHHTCGIQCNECCPGFEQKKWRQNTNARPFNCEPCNCHGHSNECKYDEEVNRKGLSLDIHGRYEGGGVCRNCQHNTVGINCNKCMPKYYRPKGKHWNETDVCSPCQCDHFYSTGHCEEETGNCECLAAFQPPNCDSCAYGYYGYPNCRECECNLNGTNGYHCEAESGQQCPCKINFAGPYCKQCAEGYYGFPECKACECNKIGSITNDCNVTTGECKCLTNFGGDNCERCKHGYFNYPTCSYCDCDNQGTESEICNKQSGQCICREGFGGPRCDQCLPGYYNYPDCKPCNCSGTGSSAITCDNTGKCNCLNNFAGKQCTLCSAGYYSYPDCLPCHCDSHGSQGVTCNADGQCLCEPNFDGRQCDSCKEGFYNFPSCEDCNCDPAGVIDKFAGCGSVPVGELCKCKDRVQGRICDECKPLYWNLNISNADGCENCECWTDGTISALDTCASKSGQCPCKPHTQGRRCQECRDGTFDLDSASLFGCKDCSCDVGGSWNSVCDKISGQCKCHPRVTGRACTQPLTTHFFPTLHQFQYEYEDGKLPSSTQVRYDYDEKAFPGFSSKGYVVFNAIQNEVRNEINVFKSSLYRIVLRYVNPNPENVTATILITSENPLEVDQNVKVLLQPTLEPQFVTVSGPKGVKPSAVVLDPGNYVFTTKANKNVMLDYFVLLPAAYYEAGILTRHISNPCELGNMELCRHYKYASVDVFEPAATPFIIGSNSKPTNPTDVYTDTEHLEIVSHVGDIPVLSETQKELNYIVDVPQSGRYIFVIDYISDRNFPNTYYINLKLKNNPDSETPVLLYPCLYSTICRTSVNYDGQEKPFYISKDDLQPVTVYADITDDFRQPIISVTAIPVDQWSIDYINPSPVCVIHNQKCSTPKFLSVPDSKKIEFETDHEDRIAANKPPYAALDERIKLVHLNSKEEGTIVIESKVDYAKPNTYVILVKYYQPNHPKYQVHYTLTAGKNQYDGKFDIQHCPSSSGCRGVIRPGEDGWFEIDDDFKFTITNPRPQGVWLDYLVVVPLKQFNDDLLVEETFDQTKEFIQNCGHDHFHITHNASEFCKKSVFSLTADYNSGSLPCNCDYAGSTSFECHPFGGQCQCKPNVIERQCGACRSRYYGFPDCKPCQCPSSAMCEPTTGECMCPPNVIGEMCEKCAPNTYGFHQVIGCEECNCNHMGIANGNTQCDLFNGTCECRDNIEGRACDVCAHGYFNFPHCQQCSCHKPGTEIEVCDKVDGSCFCKKNVVGRDCDQCVDGTYNLQDSNPDGCTTCFCFGKTSRCDSAYLRVYNVSLLRQVSISTPQFRDDSIKFDMWPVPVEEIFLNETTLQADFTLREVNDERPSYFGVLDYLLNQNNHISAYGGDLGYTLIFTSGFDGKSIIAPDVILFSEHNTLVHQSWEQPNRNHPFTNRIQMVESNFQTVSGKPVSRADFMMVLRDLKSIFIRANYWEQTLVTHLDDVYLTLADEDADGTSEQKFLPVEHCFCPPGYAGHSCEDCAPGYYRDPNGPYGGYCIPCECNGHSETCDCATGICTACQHGTQGDHCEQCVAGYYGDATRGTPGDCMICACPLPFDSNNFATSCEISESGNEIHCECQPGYTGPRCEACANGFYGQPEALGEVCKPCECSGNINPEDQGSCDTRTGECLRCLNNTYGAACNLCAPGFYGDAIKLKNCQSCDCDDLGTLNCDPFVGKCTCHENVIGERCDRCKADHYGFESGLGCRACDCGSASNSTQCDPHTGHCACKPGVTGRQCDRCAVDHWKYEIDGCTPCNCNQGYSRGFGCNPNTGKCQCLPGVIGDRCDACPNRWVLIKDEGCQECNNCHHALLDVTDAMRYKIDNVLEDFNSVTLAFFTSQKLNYYDELADELEPKVKALDPTSVNLNPSKKANSEIESEAKSYAKQVNQTLANAVDIRDRSSTTLGNITAAYQDAVKSAGQAKEAISAVEALSENLEATASTKIDAALEQAQKILAQINDTEIELLPNEQVLEKARKLYEEVNTLVLPIKEQNRSLHALMNDIGEFSDKVEDLFEWSKKSQEQSAEVELRNLANQKSFENSKFDTVSEQQKQAEKNIIEAGNFLINGDMTLNQIEDKLNDLREALDELGNVNKKVDDELPSREVEHNEAEKLTEEAEIKAAQLAAKAQDLTFQYMDMTSQAEPAIKAATAYSGIVDAVKAAQKFSQDAITAAGNATQITDGIEDRAGQADSQSAELLQKARQSLLKVQDDLQPRLNQSAGKVQKISDLNNATEQQLKEINILFNQLPAESQRDMWKNSNTNASDALEILKNALDILKPVSAQTPKELETAQNIKRHLDLTNKDISQANNQLDNVESSISNLNTLAEGVEDQQQHVGEQTAKLGHDIENLKRLVETARQTANKIKVGVNFKPSTILELKTPEKAKLLATRTNLSFFFHTTEPDGFLLYLGNDNKTAQKNTDFVAVELQNGYPILSIDMGSGAERITNPKYVSDGKWYQAVVDRVGPNAKLIIREQLPNREVQEYPASGAIEGPENILHVDRNSRLFVGGYPPNSDFNAPEDLKATSFNGVIEDLRIGDEPVGLWNFVYGEENDEGAQERDVLQDKERPVTGLRFKGNGYVQLNTSSNLRNRSSIEFRFKADKDAANGLLFFYGRDKHYMSIEMIDGAIYFNISLGEGGLVSANQNRYNDGQWHKVVAEREYRQGLLKVDDIVLAREAAPMEADGELPRLRRVFFGGYPKRPNSTLNLQPSFEGCIDDVVINLVHVDLTEYVNGTGVEEGCADKFSTVLSYAPYEFGFLRVNEISSGDNLYVELRFRTRQPTGVLFYATNYNQSFTLGLALDDGALKLNSLGRQLVVDERLLNDGEEHQVTVQQSHGKLRLAVDDLDAKELPSPQQPKLEGGDIFFAGLPDNYRTPRNALATTAYFVGCISDVTVNNEIINFANSVEKKNGNTNSCPPTVLAYDPSEVPSYYPSGANEVVDEWYQPDDSKPIYHPVAEPTSPPTTTTTSTTARTTTTSTTSTPVTSTTHIQTAQPHIPVDEVEEKEQEREKDLANQRTLTTRPPAVLNVPNDVRCKLPGQPNYDVTYAEAGYRFYGAREQRLEVSSLPVKLRRHHDVGFSFRTEHPNGLLFYAGSKQRDDFIAVYLLDGKVTHEVRAGELLQAKITSEVELNDGKWHTVEAVRTNRKVSLIVDTIEQPGSLDLIPDRSAPVLAVEMPIFFGGINKFLESEVKNLTSFRTEAPYYNGCLQDIKFDSDLLKTPPQDFGVVPCSDQVERGVYFSSESSYAKIFDRFSVGSDMSISFNFRPRDPNGLLFSAHGKNSYAVLELVDNTLIFTVKSDPKNIITTNFTLPNDESFCDGQTRNVQAIKSKFVINIAVNFISSNPGVGNEGSAITKTNRPLFMGGHPFFNKAPGIATKKTFKGCISQVEINKKAISITPNMVNGDVWQGYCPTN, from the exons ATGGGGCTAACGGTGGCCTCCATTGGTGTCCTGCTGCTGGGCCTGGCGGTGGCCTACACCCAGGCGGAGCTGACGCCTCCATACTTCAATTTGGCCACGGGCAGGAAGATCTACGCCACGGCCACTTGCGGCCAGGATACGGACGGACCAGAGCTCTACTGCAAGTTGGTGGGAGCCAACACGGAGAACGACCACATCGACTACTCGGTCATCCAGGGACAG GTCTGCGACTATTGTGATCCCAATGTGCCGGAGAAGAACCATCCGCCAGAGAACGCGATCGATGGCACTGAGGCCTGGTGGCAGAGTCCTCCTCTGTCCAGGGGCATGAAATTCAATGAAGTCAATCTGACCATCAATTTCGAACAG GAATTCCATGTGGCTTACTTGTTCATCCGCATGGGCAACTCCCCCCGTCCGGGCCTCTGGACACTGGAGAAGTCCACGGACTACGGCAAGACCTGGACCCCCTGGCAGCACTTCTCCGACACTCCCGCCGATTGCGAGACCTACTTCGGCAAAGACACCTACAAGCCAATCACCCGCGATGACGACGTCATCTGCACCACCGAGTACTCCAAGATTGTGCCGCTGGAGAACGGCGAGATTCCGGTTATGTTGCTGAACGAGCGGCCCAGCTCAACGAACTACTTCAACTCGACGGTGCTGCAAGAATGGACCCGAGCCACCAACGTTAGGATCCGTCTATTGCGAACCAAGAACCTTTTGGGCCATCTCATGTCCGTGGCTCGACAGGATCCCACGGTGACACGTCGCTACTTCTACTCGATCAAGGATATTTCCATCGGAGGACGCTGTATGTGCAACGGTCACGCCGACACCTGCGACGTCAAGGACCCGAAGAGTCCTGTCAGGATTCTCGCCTGTCGCTGCCAGCACCACACCTGCGGCATTCAGTGCAACGAGTGTTGCCCCGGATTCGAGCAGAAGAAGTGGCGTCAGAACACCAACGCACGGCCCTTCAACTGTGAAC cCTGCAACTGCCACGGCCACAGCAACGAGTGCAAGTACGACGAGGAGGTCAACCGCAAGGGACTCTCCCTGGACATCCACGGGCGGTACGAGGGTGGCGGCGTGTGCCGCAACTGTCAGCACAATACGGTGGGAATCAACTGCAACAAGTGCATGCCCAAATACTACAGACCCAAGGGCAAGCACTGGAATGAAACCGATGTTTGCAGCC CCTGCCAGTGCGACCACTTCTACTCCACCGGACATTGCGAGGAGGAGACTGGAAACTGCGAGTGCCTCGCCGCCTTCCAGCCGCCGAACTGCGACTCCTGCGCTTATGGCTACTACGGATACCCCAACTGCAGAGAGTGCGAGTGCAACCTGAACGGCACAAATGGCTACCACTGCGAGGCGGAGAGCGGCCAACAGTGCCCGTGCAAGATCAACTTCGCGGGTCCCTACTGCAAGCAGTGCGCCGAGGGCTACTACGGATTCCCCGAGTGCAAGGCCTGCGAATGCAACAAGATCGGCTCCATCACCAACGACTGCAATGTGACGACTGGAGAGTGCAAGTGCTTGACCAACTTCGGAGGCGACAACTGCGAGCGCTGCAAGCACGGATACTTCAACTACCCCACGTGCTCCT ACTGCGATTGCGACAACCAAGGTACAGAGTCGGAGATCTGCAACAAGCAGTCGGGCCAGTGCATCTGTCGCGAGGGATTCGGCGGACCCAGGTGTGACCAGTGCCTGCCCGGCTACTACAACTATCCGGACTGCAAGCCCTGCAACTGCTCCGGCACTGGCAGCTCGGCGATCACCTGCGACAACACCGGAAAATGCAACTGTCTCAACAACTTTGCCGGAAAACAGTGTACCCTCTGTAGTGCTGGCTATTACAGCTATCCGGACTGTTTAC CTTGCCACTGTGACTCCCATGGATCGCAGGGCGTGACCTGCAATGCGGACGGCCAGTGCCTGTGTGAGCCGAACTTCGACGGACGGCAGTGCGACTCGTGCAAGGAGGGCTTCTACAACTTCCCCAGCTGCGAGGACTGCAACTGCGACCCGGCCGGAGTGATCGACAAGTTTGCCGGATGCGGATCTGTTCCCGTCGGAGAGCTGTGCAAATGCAAGGACCGAGTGCAGGGCAGGATCTGTGATGAGTGCAAGCCGCTCTACTGGAACCTGAACATCAGCAATGCTGACGGCTGCGAGAACTGCGAATGCTGGACCGACGGCACCATCTCTGCCCTGGACACGTGCGCCTCCAAGTCCGGTCAGTGTCCTTGCAAGCCGCACACACAAGGCCGTCGCTGCCAGGAGTGCAGGGATGGCACCTTCGACCTGGACAGTGCCTCGCTCTTCGGCTGCAAGGACTGCAGCTGCGATGTGGGCGGTTCTTGGAACAGTGTTTGCGACAAGATCAGTGGTCAGTGCAAGTGCCATCCGCGGGTTACAGGCCGAGCGTGCACCCAGCCCTTGACCACTCACTTCTTCCCAACCCTGCACCAGTTCCAATACGAGTACGAGGACGGAAAGTTGCCGTCCAGCACCCAAGTGCGATACGACTACGATGAGAAGGCCTTCCCCGGCTTCAGCAGCAAGGGCTATGTGGTGTTCAACGCCATTCAGAACGAGGTGCGCAACGAGATCAACGTTTTCAAGTCGTCGCTCTACAGGATTGTACTCCGCTATGTGAACCCCAACCCCGAAAATGTCACGGCAACCATTCTGATAACATCCGAGAACCCACTGGAGGTGGACCAGAA TGTGAAAGTTCTGCTTCAACCCACTCTGGAACCACAGTTCGTGACGGTTTCCGGGCCCAAGGGTGTAAAGCCCTCAGCCGTTGTGCTCGATCCCGGAAATTACGTCTTCACGACCAAAGCCAATAAGAATGTAATGCTGGACTACTTTGTGCTGCTTCCCGCCGCGTACTACGAAGCCGGAATCCTCACCCGTCACATCTCCAATCCCTGCGAATTGGGCAACATGGAGCTGTGCCGCCACTACAAGTATGCCTCGGTTGATGTGTTCGAGCCGGCAGCCACTCCATTTATCATCGGCTCCAACTCGAAACCAACCAATCCCACCGATGTATACACCGATACCGAGCACCTGGAGATTGTTAGCCACGTGGGTGACATTCCAGTGCTGAGCGAGACCCAAAAGGAGCTCAACTACATTGTGGATGTCCCACAAAGCGGACGCTATATATTCGTAATCGACTACATTAGCGATCGCAACTTCCCGAACACCTACTACATCAACCTGAAGCTTAAGAACAACCCGGATTCAGAGACACCAGTTCTCCTTTATCCTTGCTTGTACTCCACCATCTGCCGCACATCGGTCAACTACGACGGTCAGGAGAAGCCCTTCTACATCAGCAAGGACGACCTGCAGCCAGTTACAGTATAC GCTGACATCACGGACGACTTCCGCCAGCCGATCATTTCGGTGACAGCCATTCCGGTCGATCAGTGGTCCATTGACTACATCAACCCCAGTCCGGTGTGTGTGATTCACAACCAGAAGTGCTCCACGCCGAAATTCCTCTCCGTTCCCGACTCCAAGAAGATCGAGTTCGAAACCGACCACGAGGACCGCATTGCGGCCAACAAGCCACCTTACGCCGCTCTCGACGAGAGGATCAAGCTGGTTCATTTGAACAGCAAGGAGGAGGGTACCATCGTAATTGA GTCCAAGGTTGACTACGCCAAGCCCAACACCTATGTTATCCTGGTGAAGTACTACCAGCCCAACCACCCGAAGTACCAAGTCCATTACACCCTGACGGCTGGAAAGAACCAGTACGATGGCAAGTTCGACATTCAGCACTGCCCCTCCAGCTCCGGCTGCCGGGGAGTAATCCGACCGGGTGAAGACGGGTGGTTCGAAATCGACGATGACTTCAAGTTTACCATCACG AATCCGCGACCTCAGGGCGTCTGGCTGGACTATCTGGTTGTGGTGCCCCTGAAGCAGTTCAACGACGACCTTTTGGTGGAGGAGACCTTCGACCAGACCAAGGAGTTCATCCAGAACTGCGGCCACGACCACTTCCACATTACCCACAACGCTAGTGAATTCTGCAAGAAATCCGTGTTCTCCCTGACGGCGGACTACAACAGCGGTTCTCTGCCCTGCAACTGCGACTATGCCGGATCCACCAGTTTCGAGTGCCATCCGTTTGGTGGTCAGTGCCAGTGCAAGCCGAACGTCATCGAGCGCCAGTGCGGTGCCTGCAGAAGTCGTTACTACGGATTTCCGGACTGCAAGCCCTGCCAGTGTCCCAGCAGCGCCATGTGCGAGCCGACCACCGGAGAGTGCATGTGTCCCCCGAACGTCATCGGGGAAATGTGCGAGAAATGTGCTCCGAACACCTACGGATTCCATCAGGTAATTGGCTGCGAGGAGTGCAACTGCAACCACATGGGCATTGCCAATGGAAACACCCAGTGCGACCTGTTCAATGGAACCTGTGAGTGCCGCGACAACATTGAAGGACGCGCCTGCGACGTTTGCGCCCACGGGTACTTCAACTTCCCGCACTGCCAGCAGTGTAGCTGCCACAAGCCGGGAACCGAAATCGAGGTGTGCGACAAGGTCGACGGCAGCTGTTTCTGTAAAAAGAATGTGGTCGGAAGGGACTGCGACCAGTGCGTGGATGGCACCTACAACCTCCAGGACAGCAATCCGGATGGCTGCACCACTTGCTTCTGCTTTGGAAAGACATCGCGTTGCGACAGCGCCTATCTTAGAGTCTACAACGTGAGTCTTCTGCGCCAAGTGTCCATCAGCACTCCGCAATTCCGCGACGACAGCATCAAGTTCGACATGTGGCCAGTACCCGTGGAGGAGATTTTCCTGAATGAAACCACCCTCCAAGCGGACTTCACCCTGCGGGAGGTGAACGACGAGAGGCCGTCCTATTTCGGAGTACTGGACTACCTGCTTAACCAGAACAATCACATCTCGGCTTACGGCGGCGATCTGGGCTACACTCTGATCTTTACTTCCGGCTTTGACGGCAAGTCTATTATAGCGCCGGATGTCATCCTGTTCAGCGAACACAACACCCTCGTTCACCAGAGCTGGGAGCAGCCCAACAGGAATCATCCATTCACAAACCGCATCCAGATGGTGGAATCAAACTTCCAAACGGTTTCCGGAAAACCCGTTTCCCGCGCCGACTTCATGATGGTTCTGCGGGACTTGAAATCGATCTTCATTCGGGCTAACTACTGGGAGCAAACTTTGGTCACCCATTTGGACGATGTCTACCTGACACTGGCCGACGAAGACGCTGACGGCACCTCCGAACAGAAGTTCCTGCCTGTGGAACACTGCTTCTGCCCGCCAGGATATGCGGGACACTCTTGCGAGGACTGCGCCCCAGGCTACTACAGGGACCCCAACGGTCCCTACGGCGGCTACTGCATTCCTTGCGAGTGCAACGGACACTCGGAGACCTGCGACTGTGCCACCGGTATCTGCACGGCCTGCCAGCACGGAACTCAGGGAGACCACTGCGAGCAGTGTGTGGCCGGCTACTATGGAGACGCAACTCGTGGAACACCTGGCGACTGCATGATCTGCGCCTGTCCACTGCCCTTCGATTCGAACAACTTCGCCACCAGCTGTGAAATATCCGAGAGTGGAAACGAAATCCATTGCGAATGCCAGCCGGGATACACCGGACCCCGTTGCGAAGCCTGCGCCAATggattctacggccagccAGAGGCTTTGGGAGAAGTGTGCAAGCCGTGCGAATGCTCCGGCAACATTAATCCCGAGGATCAGGGATCTTGCGACACGAGAACTGGAGAGTGCTTGCGCTGCCTAAACAACACCTATGGAGCAGCCTGTAACCTGTGCGCTCCTGGATTCTACGGCGATGCCATCAAACTGAAGAACTGCCAGAGCTGCGACTGCGACGACTTGGGCACTCTGAACTGTGATCCCTTCGTGGGCAAATGCACCTGTCATGAGAACGTGATCGGGGAGCGATGCGACCGCTGTAAGGCGGACCACTACGGATTCGAGTCTGGCTTGGGTTGCCGTGCTTGCGATTGCGGATCAGCATCCAATTCCACGCAATGTGACCCCCACACTGGCCACTGTGCCTGTAAGCCGGGTGTCACCGGTCGCCAGTGCGATAGGTGCGCCGTAGACCACTGGAAGTACGAGATCGATGGGTGCACCCCGTGCAACTGCAACCAAGGCTATTCCCGAGGATTCGGATGTAACCCCAACACGGGCAAGTGCCAGTGTCTGCCAGGAGTCATCGGAGATAG GTGCGACGCTTGTCCGAATCGTTGGGTGCTGATCAAGGATGAGGGCTGCCAAGAGTGCAACAACTGCCACCATGCTCTGCTGGATGTAACCGATGCAATGCGCTATAAGATTGACAACGTCCTGGAGGACTTCAACAGCGTGACCCTGGCCTTCTTTACAAGCCAGAAACTGAACTACTACGACGAACTGGCCGATGAGTTGGAGCCAAAGGTCAAGGCGCTGGATCCCACGAGTGTGAATCTGAATCCCTCGAAGAAAGCGAACAGCGAAATCGAGTCAGAGGCCAAGTCCTACGCCAAGCAGGTGAACCAAACGCTCGCCAATGCCGTCGATATCCGCGACAGATCGAGCACCACTCTGGGTAACATTACGGCGGCCTACCAGGATGCGGTCAAGAGTGCCGGCCAGGCCAAGGAGGCCATCTCGGCCGTGGAGGCCCTTTCTGAGAATCTCGAGGCCACAGCGAGCACCAAAATCGATGCGGCCCTGGAACAGGCTCAGAAGATCCTCGCCCAAATAAACGACACGGAGATTGAACTTTTGCCTAACGAACAAGTCCTGGAAAAGGCTAGGAAACTCTACGAGGAAGTGAACACTTTGGTGCTTCCCATAAAGGAGCAGAACAGAAGCTTGCACGCTTTAATGAACGACATTGGAGAGTTCAGCGACAAAGTGGAAGACCTCTTCGAATGGAGCAAGAAGTCGCAGGAACAATCGGCGGAAGTCGAGCTCAGGAATCTGGCGAACCAAAAGTCATTCGAGAACTCCAAGTTCGACACCGTTTCGGAACAACAGAAGCAGGCTGAGAAGAACATCATCGAGGCTGGCAACTTCCTAATCAACGGCGATATGACCCTCAACCAAATCGAGGACAAGTTGAACGACCTGCGGGAAGCCTTGGACGAACTGGGCAACGTTAATAAGAAGGTTGATGACGAACTGCCCTCCAGAGAGGTGGAACACAATGAGGCGGAGAAGCTCACGGAGGAAGCCGAGATCAAGGCTGCTCAACTCGCGGCCAAGGCCCAGGATCTGACCTTCCAATACATGGACATGACCTCGCAAGCGGAGCCCGCGATCAAGGCAGCCACTGCCTACTCCGGAATCGTGGACGCCGTCAAAGCTGCTCAGAAGTTCAGCCAGGATGCTATCACAGCCGCTGGCAATGCCACCCAAATCACCGACGGCATTGAAGATCGTGCTGGCCAGGCCGACTCGCAATCGGCTGAGCTCCTCCAGAAGGCACGCCAATCTCTCCTGAAGGTCCAGGACGATCTACAGCCGCGCCTCAACCAGTCGGCGGGCAAGGTCCAGAAGATATCCGATTTGAACAATGCCACCGAACAGCAACTGAAGGAAATCAACATCCTGTTCAACCAACTGCCAGCAGAATCCCAGAGGGACATGTGGAAGAACTCGAACACCAATGCCAGCGACGCCCTGGAGATTCTGAAGAATGCCCTGGACATTCTGAAGCCGGTCAGTGCCCAAACGCCAAAGGAACTGGAGACTGCTCAGAACATTAAGCGACACCTGGATCTGACCAACAAGGACATCTCGCAGGCGAACAACCAGCTGGATAATGTGGAGTCAAGCATTTCAAATCTGAACACACTGGCCGAAGGTGTCGAGGACCAGCAGCAACATGTGGGTGAGCAGACGGCGAAGCTGGGCCACGACATCGAGAACCTGAAACGCCTGGTGGAGACCGCCCGTCAGACGGCGAACAAGATCAAAGTGGGCGTCAACTTCAAGCCAAGTACCATTCTCGAGCTGAAGACACCGGAGAAGGCCAAGCTCCTGGCCACGCGCACCAATCTCTCCTTCTTCTTCCACACCACGGAGCCCGACGGTTTCCTTCTTTATCTGGGCAACGACAACAAGACCGCCCAGAAGAACACCGACTTCGTGGCCGTAGAACTGCAGAACGGCTACCCAATCCTCTCCATCGACATGGGCAGTGGGGCAGAGCGCATTACCAACCCGAAGTACGTGTCAGACGGCAAATGGTATCAGGCGGTGGTGGACCGAGTGGGTCCAAATGCTAAGCTAATTATCCGGGAGCAATTGCCTAACCGAGAGGTGCAGGAGTATCCGGCATCCGGTGCTATTGAGGGCCCAGAGAATATCCTGCACGTCGACCGAAACAGTCGTCTTTTCGTAGGCGGCTATCCGCCAAACTCGGACTTCAATGCTCCTGAAGACCTTAAGGCGACCTCATTCAATGGCGTTATTGAGGACCTTAGGATCGGGGACGAGCCAGTGGGACTGTGGAACTTTGTATACGGCGAGGAAAATGACGAGGGTGCCCAGGAGCGCGATGTTCTCCAGGACAAGGAGCGTCCGGTGACAGGTCTACGGTTCAAGGGCAACGGCTATGTTCAGCTGAACACATCCTCCAACCTGAGAAACCGATCCAGCATCGAGTTCCGATTCAAGGCCGACAAGGATGCGGCCAACGGTCTGCTCTTCTTCTACGGACGGGATAAGCACTACATGTCTATTGAAATGATCGACGGAGCCATCTACTTCAACATCAGTCTGGGCGAGGGCGGATTGGTCTCGGCCAATCAGAATCGCTACAACGACGGCCAATGGCACAAGGTTGTGGCGGAACGTGAGTACCGCCAGGGCCTGCTCAAGGTGGACGACATAGTCCTCGCCCGAGAAGCGGCGCCAATGGAAGCCGATGGAGAGCTGCCTCGCCTGCGAAGGGTGTTCTTCGGCGGATATCCAAAGCGGCCAAATAGCACCTTGAATCTCCAGCCCAGCTTCGAGGGTTGCATCGACGACGTGGTCATCAACTTGGTTCATGTCGATCTTACCGAGTACGTCAATGGCACTGGCGTGGAGGAGGGCTGCGCCGACAAGTTCTCCACAGTGCTGTCGTATGCCCCATACGAGTTCGGTTTCTTGCGCGTCAACGAGATCTCCTCGGGCGACAACCTCTACGTAGAACTGCGATTCAGGACCCGGCAGCCCACGGGTGTCCTCTTCTACGCCACCAACTACAATCAGAGCTTCACATTGGGCTTGGCCCTGGACGACGGAGCCCTCAAGCTGAATAGCTTGGGCCGGCAGTTGGTCGTGGACGAGCGACTCCTCAACGACGGCGAGGAGCACCAAGTGACAGTGCAGCAGAGCCATGGAAAGCTTCGACTTGCCGTGGATGATTTGGACGCCAAGGA ACTTCCATCGCCGCAACAGCCCAAATTGGAGGGCGGCGACATCTTCTTCGCCGGTCTCCCCGACAACTACCGAACTCCCAGGAACGCCCTGGCCACCACGGCCTACTTCGTGGGTTGCATCAGCGACGTGACCGTGAACAATGAGATCATCAACTTTGCCAACAGTGTGGAGAAGAAGAACGGAAACACCAATAGCTGCCCACCGACTGTCCTAG CCTATGACCCCAGCGAAGTGCCCAGCTACTATCCCAGTGGGGCCAACGAAGTAGTAGACGAATGGTACCAACCCGACGACAGCAAACCCATCTATCACCCAGTCGCTGAGCCAACTTCGCCCCCGACCACCACTACGACATCTACCACAGCACGCACCACTACCACCTCCACCACTAGCACCCCTGTCACCTCGACTACGCACATACAAACGGCTCAGCCGCACATCCCTGTCGACGAGGTCGAGGAGAAGGAACAGGAGAGGGAGAAGGACCTCGCTAACCAGCGGACACTGACCACCCGGCCACCGGCCGTCTTGAATGTGCCAAACGATGTCCGGTGCAAGCTGCCAGGCCAGCCCAACTACGATGTAACATACGCAGAGGCAGGCTACCGCTTCTATGGAGCGCGGGAGCAGCGACTGGAGGTCAGCTCTTTGCCGGTGAAACTGCGCCGGCACCACGACGTCGGCTTCTCGTTCCGCACGGAGCACCCCAACGGCTTGCTCTTCTACGCAGGCAGCAAGCAGCGCGATGACTTTATAGCCGTCTATCTTCTAGATGGCAAGGTCACCCACGAGGTGCGGGCGGGAGAGCTACTGCAGGCGAAGATCACCAGTGAAGTGGAGCTAAACGACGGAAAGTGGCACACCGTGGAAGCGGTGCGCACCAACCGCAAGGTTAGCCTGATTGTGGACACAATAGAGCAGCCGGGATCATTGGATCTGATCCCCGACCGCAGTGCTCCAGTGCTGGCCGTAGAGATGCCCATATTCTTCGGCGGCATCAACAAATTCCTTGAGTCGGAGGTGAAGAACCTCACCTCCTTCAGAACGGAGGCGCCATACTATAACGGCTGCCTTCAAGACATCAAGTTCGATAGTGACTTGCTAAAGACGCCGCCCCAGGACTTTGGAGTGGTGCCGTGCTCGGACCAAGTGGAGCGAGGCGTGTACTTCAGCAGCGAATCGTCGTACGCCAAGATTTTCGATAGATTCTCGGTTGGTTCGGATATGTCGATCAGCTTCAACTTCCGGCCCAGGGATCCCAATGGGCTGCTCT
- the LOC116655811 gene encoding uncharacterized protein LOC116655811, with the protein MCESEFNLVLSLDACAWAQFLDWRHPISDLEITDYRTPIDMVLLKVIKYLVGCVARVCNELSQNMCSLNKMFKYHLLEVS; encoded by the exons ATGTGCGAATCGGAGTTCAATTTGGTTCTAAGTCTCGACGCGTGTGCATGGGCGCAGTTCTTGGACTGGCGACATCCGATCTCCGATCTAGAAATAACCGACTACCGAACACCGATCGACATGGTGCTGCTGAAAGTGATCAAGTATCTAGTGG GCTGCGTGGCGCGAGTCTGCAACGAGTTGTCCCAGAATATGTGTTCCCTGAACAAAATGTTCAAGTACCACCTGCTGGAGGTCAGCTAG